One Micrococcales bacterium DNA segment encodes these proteins:
- a CDS encoding transposase, translated as MAHRRKWFSPQTKAKAVRAVVLRGEPVADVAWRFRASDSTIRRWVKEANQEAPDLMDLYARRYRQRLEFHSRHLQAESQHQLRRLGLGD; from the coding sequence GCGCACAGACGGAAGTGGTTTTCGCCCCAAACCAAAGCCAAGGCCGTCCGCGCGGTAGTCCTGCGCGGCGAGCCCGTGGCCGATGTGGCCTGGCGGTTCAGAGCCAGCGACTCGACCATCAGGCGTTGGGTTAAGGAAGCCAACCAAGAAGCACCCGATCTAATGGACCTCTACGCCAGGCGCTATCGCCAGCGCTTGGAGTTTCACAGCCGACACCTCCAGGCCGAAAGCCAACACCAGCT